ATCCTTCATTGCAAAAGTATTTTGTAGAGAATACAGATAACAAAGATTTCATTGCACTTGATGTTTCTCCTAATATTTTAAATGTCGAGAAAACAAAATTATCTGCCGAACAAAATGAAGCTTTAAAATCGTTTGACAAAATGAACATTTTAGCTTTTAAAGCAAATGACAAAAACCAGGCTCAATTTGAAACAGAAAGAGCAAAAGTCAAAGCAATTCTGAAAGATCCAAAATACCAACAATTAATGACGTTTGGTTCAGGTAAAGACGGCGCATCTATAAGTTACGTTGGCACTGATGACAATATTAAAGAATTTGTAGTTTTTGCCAACAGAAAAGAAAACGGTTTTGCAGTGGTTCGCGTATTAGGCGAAAACATGAACCCAAATAATATCATGACTTTAATGTCGGTTTTAAAAGAATCAAAAATCGATATGGAACAATTGAAACCTTTGCAGCAATTAATTAATACTAAATAATTCACTTTACTTTAAATTCAAAAAAAGCTCCATTTTCATGGAGCTTTTTTTATTTATTAAGAAGATTATACTGAATAATTTTATATCGTTTTATTTAAATATGAACCTAATTTAATTACATTTGTCTCTAACCAATGCATTAAATAAATTAGAATATGGTACAAAAAACATCGAATGCCTTTATAGCGGCATCTTGGGTAGCTCTTGGAGCAGGAATGGTTGGATATATTGTAGGACTTGCAAGAGCTG
This genomic interval from uncultured Flavobacterium sp. contains the following:
- a CDS encoding DUF4252 domain-containing protein is translated as MKASVFTSALLVFLTLISCDSNPSLQKYFVENTDNKDFIALDVSPNILNVEKTKLSAEQNEALKSFDKMNILAFKANDKNQAQFETERAKVKAILKDPKYQQLMTFGSGKDGASISYVGTDDNIKEFVVFANRKENGFAVVRVLGENMNPNNIMTLMSVLKESKIDMEQLKPLQQLINTK